The Rhopalosiphum maidis isolate BTI-1 chromosome 2, ASM367621v3, whole genome shotgun sequence genome segment ATACTACATTTTTACTGattcaatgttataattacGTTGTGTGCAAAATATTTCGGTATCGTATTAAaacgtgtattttatttaaattaatgttacttcattttctaatattgttgttacaATAGAGCGTGTAACTGTTGAaagaatttatatactatacaatgaaaagagtaaatattatttagatttttcctACTTAGTGTGTAATCATGCGTTGACAAATTGCATAAACAACTAGtcgaacatttaaaaaaatatcattataaaattatatagttacttGTTGTCTTAAATAATTGCAgtgtgttatattaatatataaaatataattcacattaatatttatagatatatttaggGTGAGTCTATATAGAgacaataaaactaaaacaaaagagtttttcatttaataaacacAGTTTAGAATGTTTAGATAGTGTGTCACTCTGTGATATGATGAGTTGAAGGTTTTCGTTTGGATCTGGCATGTAACGATCTATATGATAAtacttaagtttaaatatcataagttATAGAAGctgaaatatacaaaatacgcATAACAACTCTAAAGTATggaccaattattattaactaacaattttgtatcgttagtttattagtatatttaaaattgtttaaattaatatattaaacatctaACGTGTAAgcaatgtaaattattgaactGGAAAATATTATCGGTacctaaatagtattaataaaaatataaattcagtaCTTGTAaaggttttattataaaatatttaagtctcaaaataaaaagataaatttttttttttaaaaaaatgcctaGTTACGAATACCTACTTCTTCCTGaatttgacaaaatatgaataatatatatatttttgttttttaagctGTTcgaaatatagatttttagttttaatcgagaggatattaaatataaaacacgaaACTCCTTCAGCTTTCGAgtctacaaataatatataggtatattatgtataatattacagtaaataattataagtaactataataactgAATAACCGGCCTTCGCTCGTGTGTTAAATAGTCGATTCGtatataaattggtttttttattataattaaactttttaaagtcTAGcaacgtaatatataatattttttataatttaacttgatTCATGATGTTTATAACTGaaatgacaaataaaattaaattaaaaataattagagtgATTTATTCGTTATCGTTTGATACAGTGGTATACCCTTATGAAAAAGAAATCgttagattatttaaataacacgcTGAAAAACCAGGAACTTTTAAATGCAACCCACCCCACCCCTCCccacagataaaaaaaaaatggaaaatcaaGTGACAATCAGACGAGGATTCGGAACATCtctgtgaaaaaaatttgaaaaagtcAAATAGTGTCGTCATAAAATTGGATTATAAAAAACGGCTGTTCTccttttgtatacctatatagggaTATCAATAACACCTATAGCCGAACTAATAATTcgttacaaaacaatatatatatatatatataatatatagtgtggATACAATAaagacgtataatattaattagtattaccTTCACGGAGTTTTTTGCCGTGAGCCGCCGCCGAACCGGTGGAAAAATCGAGCGCGGTGACCGGGCCCGCGTTCGACGGGTCGATCGCGGTCGCCGCGGCGGACTGGCCCACGGCGCCCGCTTGAAGTCCGAGTATCGCGTCGATGGTGAACGGCTTGGAGGGTCTGGGCGACGAAGAGCTCAGCCCGTCCGACTCGGCGCTGTCCCGGCTGGCCGTCCTCGCGCCACCCGCGTAACTCTGGAACACTCCGGCGGCCGTGGCGGCGACGGCTGCTGCGGCGGACGATCCGTTGCCGGCCGCGCGGTGCAGCTGCAGCTGTCTGCTGGTGATGTGATGTTGTTGGTGCTGGTGCTGCTGGTGATGGTGGTACCGGTGTTGCTGTTGGTGCAGTTCGAGCAACTGCGACAGAGCGGTGTTGTACTCCTGGAACAGCGGGTTCTGCAACATCATCATAGTACCCCCGTCGGTATAGGCCTATGTGTGTACAATATTAGAAAAGATAAACCAAGTCCGATCGCGCTCCGGGACGCCGTCCACACCGCGGTTAACACCGTTAATAGCAGTTTGTCGCGGACCGATGCGAAAAATCCGTTTTCCGAGCTGTGTGCTCCGAACGGAAACAATTAATGAGGTTTAtgcactttattatattacgacgACGGCCTTATAATATCGTCGTCATCGTtccacacacatatacacagacacacacacGAGCGCGGAGCGGACCGCGATTACCGGGGCGATGTGCTgacggaatataatatataatattacggtaTCgcgtcacaatattattataacattacatCTGCGCGTATACATGTGGACGTGTGTGCATTGGGATCGGTCGTCAACCGGACGTGTTGCGCGCGATCGACTGGCCGACACGGCGACGTTGTCCTGCGGAAGACGGCTGTGCCGCGGGTCCTGTAGTTCGCCGAACGGGCGTGTACGCGACGGACTGCCCGCAGGCCACGCCCCCCAATCCGCCGCTAGACCTGCGCCATTGGGTGAGTGACGGCGGCACGTCGCCTCTCGTCCTTCGCTCCCCTCGTTTCCGTTCCGGGGTGGTTGGTTCGGTGTGGATGCGGTGAGTGTGGGGAGGACTGGCTTTCTGGCGGCCGAACCCTT includes the following:
- the LOC113554108 gene encoding homeobox protein engrailed-like ceh-16; the encoded protein is MMMLQNPLFQEYNTALSQLLELHQQQHRYHHHQQHQHQQHHITSRQLQLHRAAGNGSSAAAAVAATAAGVFQSYAGGARTASRDSAESDGLSSSSPRPSKPFTIDAILGLQAGAVGQSAAATAIDPSNAGPVTALDFSTGSAAAHGKKLREDKIEGSSKKHGCSGKSKRVRTIFTPEQLERLEMEFERQQYMVGPERLYLAHTLQLTEAQVKVWFQNRRIKWRKQHLEIQQQRLANIHQRSTQGMVQECEEDEDSETEANNCSYYS